Below is a genomic region from Fusobacterium canifelinum.
GGAAAAAAAGATAAATTTGATATAAATATCTATGTTGAAAGAAATTCTCAAAAAGGTATCATCATTGGAAAAGATGGTAAGATGCTAAAGGAAATTGGAGTAGAAGCTAGAAAAGAGATAGAAGAACTATTAGGAGAGAAAATCTATTTAGGACTTTGGGTAAAAGTTAAAGATGATTGGAGAAAGAAAAAACCATTTTTAAAAGAATTGGGTTATGTTGAGGAAAAATAAATTTAAAAGAGTTAGTAAAAGTGTGCTTTGAAAACTCTTTTTAATTTGACTTTTTTAAATAATTGATATAGTATATAAATATAAAGATAATCATTGCTTTTAGAAATGATTATTAAATTGTAACTGTGAGTTAATTATAAATTTTATAACTCTGTTGTATATTGAAAGGAGGCCCAAAATGAAATTGGAAAAACTTATTTATACTGTTGAGAATGGAATAGCTGTAGTTACAATGAATTATATGAAGAATCTTAATGCTATTGATGAACAGATGGCTGATGAATTAATGTGTGTTGTTGATATGGCAGAAAAAGATTCAAATGTTAAGGTATTAGTTTTAAAAGGTTCTGAAAAGGCTTTTTCAGCTGGAGGAGATATAGGATATTTCTATCAATTGATTCAAGCTGGAGGAGAAGTTAATATGGATGGTTTAATTGGTAAAGTTGGTACTGTTGCAGATGGCATGAAAAAAATGAGTAAAATTGTTATCACTTCAGTTTGTGGTGCAGCAGCAGGTGCTGGAGTCAGCCTTGCACTTGGAGGGGACTTTATAATATGTGCAGATAATGCAAAATTTATTCTTGCTTTTGTAAATCTTGGGCTTGTTCCTGATACTGGTGGAACATATCTGTTATCTAAAGCTATTGGTGTTCCTCGTACTATGGAATTGGCTGCAACTGGTCGTCCAGTAAATGCAGAAGAAGCAAAAGAATTAGGCTTTGTATATAAAGTTGTTCCTGTAGAAGAATTAAATGATTTTACAATGAAATTTGCGCAAAAAATAGCAACAGGTCCTTTAATTTCATATAAAAATATAAAGAAGCAAATTTATGATGCAAATTTTGCAGATTATAAAAAATGGCTTGATGAAACAGAAATTCCTACTCAACGTGAGTGTGCTGCGACTATGGATTTTCAAGAAGGTTGTAAAGCATTTATGGAAAAAAGAAAAGCTGTATTTAAAGGTGAATAATTATATTTTATCTTCTCTTATCTAAATTATGGTTTAGGCATGTATATGAAAGGAGGTAGCCAATGTTATCTAAGGTAGTAACTAAGGAAGAAGCACTTTCAAAAATTTGTGATGGTCAAACAATCATGTTTAGTGATTGGCATGGAGAATTTGCAGCTGATGATCTTATTGATGGAGTTTTAGAAAAGGGAGTAAAAGATATTAAAGCTATTGCTGTTTCAGCTGGTATGCCTGATTTAGGAGTTGGAAAACTTATAGAGGCAAAAAGAGTTAAAAGTATTATCACTACACACATTGCTTTTAATCCTTGTGCTAAAGAACAGATGTTCGCAGGAGAATTAGATGTGGAGTTTAGTCCTCAAGGAACTTTTTCTGAAAGGATTCGTTGTGGTGGATTTGGTTTAGGTGGTTGCTTAACTCCTACTGGTTTAGGGACAGATGTGGAAAAAGGAAAACAAAAATTTAATATCAATGGTAAAGAGTATCTTTTAGAGTTGCCTCTAAGAGCAGATATAGCACTTATAAAAGCAACAAAAGCGGATACAGCAGGAAATCTTTATTTTAGAATGACTTCTGGTGCTATAGCTGATAGTATGGCGTTTGCAGCAGATACAGTTATTGTAGAAGTAGAAGAATTAGTTGAATTGGGTGAATTAGGACCTGAAGAAATTCATGTTCCTGCTCCTATTGTAGATATGGTATATGTTAGAACTGGTCAAAAAAGACATACTTGTCCATTATGGCAGCGTTTAAGAGCAAAAGCTGAAGGGAGGGATAAATAATGGCTGAATTGACAGGACGTGAACTAGTAGCATCTCGTTGTGCAAAATTTTTTAAAGATGGAGATTTTGTTAATCTTGGAATTGGTCTTCCATTGATGTGTGTTAATTATCTTCCTGAAGGAGTGGATCTTTGGCTTGAAGCAGAAATTGGAATTGTTGGTAGTGGTCCAAGCCCTAAATGGGGAGAGGAAGACATTGATATTATTGATGCTGGAGGAATGCCTGCCTCTATTATAAAAGGTGGTAGTGTTTGCCCACATACTACAAGTTTTGGGTTTATTCGTGGAGGACACATTGATATAACTGTATTAGGAACCCTCCAAGTAGATCAGGAAGGAAACCTTGCTAACTGGACAATTCCTGGAAAATTAGTTCCTGGTATGGGAGGAGCAATGGATCTTTGTGCAGGGGTAAAAAAAATTATTATTGCAACTGAACATTGTGAAAAAAGTGGAAATTCAAAAATTTTAAAAAAATGTACTCTTCCGCTTACTGGTGCAAAATGTGTAACAGATATTGTAACAGAAAGATGTTATTTTGAAGTTACTGACAAAGGTTTAGTTTTAAAAGAACTAGCACCAGGGTACACTGTTGAAGATATTAGAGCATGTACTGAAGCTGATTTTATCCTTGCTGATAAAATTGGAGTAATGCAATAAGAAGAGAGGCTATTGTAAAGAATTTTACAATAGGAGAGTGTAGAAAAAAGTCTATAAATTGTTAAAAAAATAGGTTATTTGTCAAATAGTGTTGATGAAAAAGTTTAGACTATGACCTGATATAATTAAGAGAATTTTGAGAGTGTAGAAAAAAGTCTGTAAATTATTAAAAAAAATATAGTCTTCTATGATAGAATATTAAATATCATAGGAGGCTATTTTTATGAAAGAGAAAAAAGAAGTTTACAAAGTAAAACCATTAACTGAAGGAAAGAAAAATATTATTGCTTCTTTAATTGAAGAATATGATATTAAAACTACTGAGGATATCCAAGAAGCTCTTAAAGACCTTTTAGGTGGAACTATTAAGTCTATGTTAGAAGCTGAGATGGATGAACATATTGGTTATGAGAAGTATCAGCATTCTGATGGTACTAATTATCGTAATGGAACTAAAAAGAAAAATGTTCGTTCTACTTATGGTGAATTTCAAGTTGAAGTTCCTCAAGATAGAAATTCTTCTTTTGAGCCACAAATAGTAAAAAAAAGACAAAAGGATATTTCTGAGATTGATCAAAAAATCATAAATATGTATGCGCGTGGTTTGACTACTAGACAAATTTCTGAACAAATTGAAGAAATATATGGTTTTGAATGTTCTGAAAGTTTTATCTCCAATGTTACTGATAAAGTAATAGACAAAATTCAAGATTGGCAAAATAGACCCTTAGATGAAGTATATCCAATTATCTTTATTGATGCCACTCACTTCTCTGTTAGAGAAGACAATAGAATTAAAAAAATAGCTGCTTATGTAGTATTAGGCATCTCAAAAGATGGAATGAAAGAGGTACTTAGTTTAGAAATAGGAGAAAATGAAAGTAGTAAATATTGGTTAGGAGTATTAAATGGTTTAAAAAATAGAG
It encodes:
- a CDS encoding CoA transferase subunit A — encoded protein: MLSKVVTKEEALSKICDGQTIMFSDWHGEFAADDLIDGVLEKGVKDIKAIAVSAGMPDLGVGKLIEAKRVKSIITTHIAFNPCAKEQMFAGELDVEFSPQGTFSERIRCGGFGLGGCLTPTGLGTDVEKGKQKFNINGKEYLLELPLRADIALIKATKADTAGNLYFRMTSGAIADSMAFAADTVIVEVEELVELGELGPEEIHVPAPIVDMVYVRTGQKRHTCPLWQRLRAKAEGRDK
- a CDS encoding enoyl-CoA hydratase/isomerase family protein is translated as MKLEKLIYTVENGIAVVTMNYMKNLNAIDEQMADELMCVVDMAEKDSNVKVLVLKGSEKAFSAGGDIGYFYQLIQAGGEVNMDGLIGKVGTVADGMKKMSKIVITSVCGAAAGAGVSLALGGDFIICADNAKFILAFVNLGLVPDTGGTYLLSKAIGVPRTMELAATGRPVNAEEAKELGFVYKVVPVEELNDFTMKFAQKIATGPLISYKNIKKQIYDANFADYKKWLDETEIPTQRECAATMDFQEGCKAFMEKRKAVFKGE
- a CDS encoding IS256 family transposase, which encodes MKEKKEVYKVKPLTEGKKNIIASLIEEYDIKTTEDIQEALKDLLGGTIKSMLEAEMDEHIGYEKYQHSDGTNYRNGTKKKNVRSTYGEFQVEVPQDRNSSFEPQIVKKRQKDISEIDQKIINMYARGLTTRQISEQIEEIYGFECSESFISNVTDKVIDKIQDWQNRPLDEVYPIIFIDATHFSVREDNRIKKIAAYVVLGISKDGMKEVLSLEIGENESSKYWLGVLNGLKNRGVKDIMVICADGLTGMKEAIAAAFPQTEYQRCVVHQVRNTLKYVSYKDKKEFSTDLKSIYLAVTETQALENLDKVSEKWKEKYPNSMISWYQNWDVLTPIFKFSLEVRKVIYTTNAIESLNSTYKKLNRQRTVYPSDKALLKVLYLSTMEATKKWSQPLRNWGKVYGEFSIMYEGRF
- a CDS encoding CoA transferase subunit B: MAELTGRELVASRCAKFFKDGDFVNLGIGLPLMCVNYLPEGVDLWLEAEIGIVGSGPSPKWGEEDIDIIDAGGMPASIIKGGSVCPHTTSFGFIRGGHIDITVLGTLQVDQEGNLANWTIPGKLVPGMGGAMDLCAGVKKIIIATEHCEKSGNSKILKKCTLPLTGAKCVTDIVTERCYFEVTDKGLVLKELAPGYTVEDIRACTEADFILADKIGVMQ